The proteins below are encoded in one region of Apium graveolens cultivar Ventura chromosome 4, ASM990537v1, whole genome shotgun sequence:
- the LOC141718821 gene encoding uncharacterized protein LOC141718821, with protein MDSWFWKWEKLGHYSVKSAYAAIQETKQNSCWNDNFPWKRVWNLKVPLKCWCLLGISPVEDDQSSFSNWLSVVIQKCTNRKLQEVVMVCWSMWHNRNEIVWNQRGGEGSEVCRSAKALLNQWQNAQDKSFDNFLGFMNQEDGKERWEQPHEGTVKINVDAAIFENFNTYCWSMAARNHKGELVSANTKCRVGRIAPEIAEALGIKEALSWIKNHSMLPAIVETYCLSVLQAIRCSSVQLSYLGRVIDECKVLVSELKNRLVTLNFVKRSANKVAHFLARHNSSVADRIWSGECVYPELQTVLNNDLSF; from the exons ATGGATAGCTGGTTTTGGAAATGGGAAAAGCTTGGTCATTATTCAGTCAAGTCTGCATATGCAGCTATTCAAGAGACCAAACAAAACAGTTGTTGGAACGATAATTTTCCCTGGAAGCGAGTTTGGAATCTGAAAGTTCCGTTGAAG TGTTGGTGTCTGTTGGGGATCAGTCCAGTGGAGGATGATCAGTCAAGCTTCAGCAATTGGTTGTCTGTAGTGATTCAAAAATGCACTAACAGGAAGCTGCAGGAAGTGGTCATGGTTTGTTGGTCGATGTGGCATAACAGAAACGAGATAGTATGGAATCAGCGTGGGGGAGAAGGCTCAGAGGTTTGCAGGTCAGCGAAGGCTCTTCTTAACCAATGGCAGAATGCTCAAGATAAGTCGTTTGATAATTTTCTTGGTTTCATGAATCAAGAAGACGGCAAAGAGCGTTGGGAACAACCACATGAAGGTACGGTTAAGATCAATGTTGATGCAGcaatttttgagaattttaatACATATTGTTGGTCCATGGCAGCTCGAAATCATAAGGGAGAGTTGGTATCAGCTAATACGAAATGTAGAGTAGGCCGTATAGCCCCAGAGATAGCGGAAGCTTTAGGAATTAAGGAGGCATTAAGCTGGATTAAAAATCATAGCATGCTACCAGCCATAGTCGAGACATATTGCCTATCGGTGCTTCAAGCGATCCGTTGTTCATCTGTCCAGCTATCTTATCTTGGGAGGGTGATAGATGAGTGTAAGGTGTTGGTTAGTGAGCTTAAAAATCGTCTTGTGACGTTGAATTTTGTTAAACGATCTGCGAACAAAGTGGCTCACTTCTTAGCGAGACATAATAGTTCTGTGGCTGATCGTATATGGAGTGGGGAATGTGTTTACCCGGAACTCCAGACTGTACTGAATAATGATTTATCGTTTTAA
- the LOC141718820 gene encoding uncharacterized protein LOC141718820, with product MKVENLNMFSDSMIVVYQINGGYQAKGPRTELYLKFAQRIITRFNEVRLELIPRGQNEGADELAKLASRHEATLLGVVPLDIQRQPSVPEHEVGSLNDNLSPTWMTPILAYIKEGSLPDEKNEARRIRYKAARYVIYDGVLYRRVFSVPLLKCIDGDECNYILREVHEGICGNHSGGSSLAQKILRQGYYWPIMKKDAFEFS from the coding sequence ATGAAGGTGGAGAATTTGAATATGTTTAGTGACTCCATGATTGTGGTATATCAGATAAATGGCGGGTATCAAGCTAAGGGGCCAAGAACGGAGCTTTACCTGAAGTTTGCACAGAGGATAATTACAAGGTTCAATGAGGTTAGGCTGGAACTAATCCCGCGCGGGCAGAATGAAGGCGCGGACGAGCTAGCTAAGCTCGCCTCGCGCCACGAGGCCACTCTGCTAGGAGTCGTGCCCCTTGACATACAGAGGCAGCCTAGTGTGCCCGAGCACGAGGTGGGCAGCCTCAATGATAATCTCAGCCCCACATGGATGACACCTATCTTAGCCTACATAAAAGAAGGTTCACTCCCGGATGAAAAGAATGAGGCAAGGAGGATAAGATACAAAGCAGCCCGCTATGTGATATACGATGGGGTCTTATATAGAAGAGTGTTCAGCGTTCCCCTCCTCAAGTGCATAGATGGGGATGAGTGTAATTATATCCTAAGGGAAGTACACGAAGgcatttgtggcaatcactcagggggtagctctctagctcagAAAATCCTCCGTCAAGGTTACTATTGGCCAATAATGAAAAAAGATGCCTTTGAATTCTCCTGA